A window from Myxocyprinus asiaticus isolate MX2 ecotype Aquarium Trade chromosome 37, UBuf_Myxa_2, whole genome shotgun sequence encodes these proteins:
- the LOC127427652 gene encoding zinc finger protein 888-like produces MIGLVSIHSFLIKRMMAAAEEIFDAVKDNVIEYQQEIERLKQENCCLRNTLAHTRNWSRAETHNDAQSTNADGVLQGPLDSELSEIRVKMEVAKVVSHEPMSQASTITSVHSEGQEPTQFLLHQPEVLVKTEDGGGFDMQSSVAVKSDLWVQASNSNSSLEQRGYISDGHLDLPTAEQDLHSRDEVSQKALQSHEDTFICKICSKSFCNNGRLRKHMVVHQSERPFCCDSCGRRFKSKTHLKEHERLHTERQAEDQNSIEEPPDSQLSQMQIMLMPDSINMDRNPQHSLSVSPTSYELSLNRTSVKREKVADLSMNLMEQVITDYFKTKIICSNISAPNKSVSDQVIIVHDEPSPHPISDREQTIEGISHLNLDLQSQDTEKFPFRCEICDRPFKRYQSLKVHMCVHQRIRNYHCRVCGRGFYKGCHLREHLRIHTGEKPYGCKKCGKCFVQWNQARAHIIKNHGGDMSQLSKKKA; encoded by the exons ATGATCGGATTAGTGTCTATTCATTCATTTCTGATCAAGCGCATGATGGCAGCCGCCGAAGAAATATTCGACGCTGTCAAAGACAATGTTATTGAGTATCAGCAGGAGATAGAGCGCCTAAAGCAGGAGAACTGTTGTCTGAGGAACACACTGGCTCACACCAGGAACTGGAGCCGTGCAGAAACACACAATG ATGCTCAGAGCACCAATGCAGATGGAGTTCTGCAAGGTCCATTGGATTCAGAACTCTCAGAAATACGAGTGAAGATGGAGGTTGCCAAAGTGGTGTCTCATGAGCCTATGAGTCAAGCTTCAACCATCACCTCTGTCCACTCAGAAGGTCAGGAACCCACCCAGTTCCTCTTACACCAGCCAGAAGTACTGGTGAAGACTGAAGATGGTGGTGGTTTCGATATGCAATCATCAGTCGCAGTTAAATCAGATCTGTGGGTTCAAGCCAGTAATTCAAACTCATCTTTAGAACAACGTGGCTATATCAGTGATGGTCACCTTGACCTTCCAACAGCTGAACAAGACCTGCACTCTCGCGATGAGGTGTCGCAAAAAGCACTGCAAAGTCACGAGGACACATTCATTTGCAAGATTTGCAGCAAGTCTTTTTGCAACAATGGACGCTTGCGAAAACATATGGTAGTTCACCAGAGCGAGAGACCTTTCTGCTGTGATTCCTGTGGAAGGCGCTTTAAATCGAAAACACACTTGAAAGAACACGAGAGACTCCATACAG AAAGACAAGCAGAGGATCAGAACTCCATTGAAGAACCACCGGACTCACAGCTCTCCCAAATGCAAATAATGCTGATGCCAGACAGCATAAACATGGACAGAAACCCACAGCACTCATTGAGTGTTTCACCTACTTCTTATGAACTAAGTTTAAACAGAACCTCAGTTAAGAGAGAAAAGGTGGCAGATCTAAGCATGAACTTGATGGAACAAGTTATAACAGATTATTTTAAGACAAAGATTATCTGTTCTAATATCTCAGCTCCAAATAAAAGTGTTAGTGACCAGGTGATAATTGTACACGATGAACCAAGCCCCCATCCCATTTCTGATCGTGAACAAACAATTGAGGGGATATCGCACCTGAATTTGGACCTACAAAGTCAAGACACTGAGAAATTTCCTTTCCGATGTGAAATATGTGACAGGCCATTTAAACGTTACCAGAGCCTAAAGGTCCATATGTGTGTGCACCAACGAATTAGAAACTACCACTGTAGGGTGTGTGGTAGGGGATTCTATAAGGGCTGTCATCTCAGAGAGCAtttgagaattcacactggtgaAAAACCATACGGATGCAAAAAATGTGGGAAATGCTTTGTTCAATGGAATCAGGCAAGGGCACACATAATTAAAAATCATGGAGGAGATATGTCACAGTTATCAAAGAAAAAGGCCTAA